The DNA region ATTTGATATTgtacataaataaataaaaatataaaataaagtaaaaataagaaaattatacagataagaatattttacaattataaaacaatatattaatttcGGGAAGTGCATTAAGTTTATAGAATAAAATGGTGGAAGAATAATAAAGTAGAAATTTCGCGATCCATCttttatgattatataagaaaaaaaagatttctcattaaatatgttgagaaaataaaaaaagtaaaaaaagAAGGTAAAATATAccataatattatatatttgatgtatataattgttatattaaataaatatatatatataataaggaacatataaatataaatatatatatatatatatatatatatatattattatatttataattataatacataatatttttttttatatattataataatgataaggacattttacattttagtatatatttgcctataagaatatatttatgctgctattttgttaattataaatgtacatattatattaatatatatatatatatatatatatattgaaatatatatacttaatGAATATACGcacaaatattataatatattataatattatattatatacatatatattataatatatatgtatatatttcagtttaaaagaaaaaaataaataaaataattaatttgaaaaaaataagagaatacatttaaataaattttaagTAAAATTTACGCACAGTATTATAAGATCATAATATTCAGTTAAGTAATATTTAgagaatatatatattttttttttttttctttctttattttattatatatttttatttcataatgaaaatattattataatatttttcaagGTAGAgcatattattaaaattgcaattttatacattaaggatttattaaatgtataaatgtacatctaaatatatatttatatatatttttaatttttaattaattttttgctctcttttttttattttgatttgttaatttttttacattttgTATAGGAAAaattgtaatataaaattttctttgagaaatatatacctaaaattttaatattacacaaaaaaataaaaatatataataataaaatttgaaaaaaaaaaaaaaaattacgAAGAAATAAAGAGGTATACACAAACGCAAGCGAAACCTTAAACAgtgaaaaataaaaataattatttgaatatatatatatatatatatatatatatattatataaggataatataaagtttttgttgtaatatttattttaatatttttataacatttaaaagataaaagaaaaaaaaaaatgtatcgaaatttatatgatacAGACAATATAATTTACTCCCCAGAAGgtaaaaaagaaaagttgtaatatatatatatatatatatatatgtgtattaattaatgaaagcaaatattatatgtaaatatttttttatcgGATTTGATATTTGTAGGAAGATTGTACCAAGTAGAATATGCAAGTGAAGCAATAAAACAAGGAACATGTGCAGTAGCAATAAAGTCAAAAGATTATGTGGTAAGttattttatgaaaatatgtaaaaatattaaaataatttgttttttttttttttaatgacATATTagatatgaaaaaaattttgaaaaggaattatatataatagaactgaaatatatacatatgtatatatatatatatatatatatatatttttactttatacgtttgtatatatgaataaccattttttatacatagGTTGTGAGTGGATTAAAGAAATGCTTAAGTAAATTATCTTTTCCTCAAGATAAGATATTTAAAATTGATGATTATATTGGTATTAGTATGAGTGGAATTACTTCTGATGCTAAGGTTTTAACAAAATTTATGCAAAATGAATGTTTATCTCATaaattgttatataatgaggatataaatattgaaaCCTTAGTAAGAAGTGTAGCAGATAAATATCAGAAGAATACACAAAAGAGTAGTAAGAGAGCATTTGGAGTAGGGTTAATGATAGTTGCTTATCATAATGAACCATGTATATTTGAAACAAGACCAAATGGATCTTATTTTGAGTATAATGCTTTAGCATTTGGTGCAAGATCTCATGCTTCAAAAACttatttagaaaaaaatcTTAATTTATTTGAAGATTGTTCTTTAGAAGaattaatattacattGTTTAAAAGCATTAAAATGTTCTCTTTCAAGTGAATCTGAATTAACAATGTTTAATACAGCTTTGGCTGTTGTAGGTAAAAATCACCCATGGCAAGAATTTTCTCCTGTACAATTAGAGGAGTATATATCAAAAGTTAAAACGGACGCTGAACAGGAAGCAGTTCAAGAAAATGAAGGAAATGAAGAGAATGTGCAAAATGAAACAAACgaataaaataaatcaCGCAACTGgaattttttataaacataaaatatatatatatatatatatatatatatatatatatttatttatttatttaatactttttcttagaaaaaagaaagaaatcaaagtgaaatattaaatattttaaatagtttttatttaatttttttgctttttttttttttttttttttttttttttttttttttttattaaaacaatattctcctttttttttttcacattaaatgaataaaataagaaaatattattattcatgAAAAACTACTTTATCTTAAAGATGTctttgattttttttttttttttcttttcttatttattacggaaaaaaatatatagtatatatattataagatACTATAAAAGTAAATGAGTATTTTATAGAGGATTAACAATGtacacataatatatataacttttaaaattattataattcaGGCTATAAAATATAANNNNNNNNNNNNNNNNNNNNNNNNNNNNNNNNNNNNNNNNNNNNNNNNNNNNNNNNNNNNNNNNNNNNNNNNNNNNNNNNNNNNNNNNNNNNNNNNNNNNNNNNNNNNNNNNNNNNNNNNNNNNNNNNNNNNNNNNNNNNNNNNNNNNNNNNNNNNNNNNNNNNNNNNNNNNNNNNNNNNNNNNNNNNNNNNNNNNNNNNNNNNNNNNNNNNNNNNNNNNNNNNNNNNNNNNNNNNNNNNNNNNNNNNNNNNNNNNNNNNNNNNNNNNNNNNNNNNNNNNNNNNNNNNNNNNNNNNaaaaaaaaaaaaaaaaaaaaaaaaaaagaacagTGTGTTTATGcacatataattattttcattactctaatatgtatattatttttatttatttatttattttttttttttttttttgttgtaGCTACATTGTATTTTTTGCATATAGAGCTATATACattacataaatatataatacgCTGTTCTTATTTATGCTTGGAAaaattcattatttattaaaaatttaaaaataaatatataatttattataattattaatattatatttaattatatcgtttattaatagtataaaaaagatttaaaaaatttcaaGCATTTAATATACTGATTGATAATAACAAGAAGCTaatgtattaaataaaattataaaacatcatattgataattttactttttgtataaaaatttattataattaacttttaatatttaaaatttttcCATATCATCTTAAGAAACTggattaaaaaaaaaaaaaaatttatattttataccttagtaatttttaaattactaaatatatatatatatatatacaaatgtattaatacaaaacttatacatatattcatataattgtataaattattattataatgtataATAAAGAGATGCTCTTTTTACattatgtgtatataaaaataagaatatgaaatatatatcatttgatgtgtatatttttctttcaaGTTTTATGTAGTAtgcatataaataaataaatatatatataattatatattttttcatatataataaatgaatgttatttatgtatatatttgtgAAGAATTTCATTTctcatataatatatttataagtgtacacattatataaatccCTATATCtgtatacattttttatattaatacacatatgattttattacatttttttttttttttttttttataaccatattttagatataacaaaaaagtaaaatatatatatatatatatatatatatattacataatctgtaaatataaaatattatatatatataatattatatttagCTTTAATATAATTGGTGTGCCTTGCTCATTAAGTGtatgatgaatatataactgtcttataatatattttatttattactattatttttatttttttaatgatttcatatagtatatattttggttatttttcttttttttttattggTATGATATccataaaaaataagttgtatatatattatgaatattaaaagtgtgtatatacatatttataatagtaaatatataaattatctgtatatataatattaagagataaaagaaaagaagcacaataaaaaatatatatattatatatatatatatatatttaattttttaacCTTGAAATTCTTGCTTGTTTCAAAATATTGAGAGAATGAAAAAttgaagaaatatattttttgataataataaaaaaaatacatatatatatatatatatttgataaaagacaattgatttatatatgcataataattactatatttgaaaacatatattaaatataaattaatatattaataaatataagttttatatgtaaaatgGAAAGgatgaatatataatatacacatacaataatatatatatataattacatttttataatttttttttcacatATGTTTTTGacttattaatataatacatgtatatatatataagatatgaatgatatatataatattcaaatatattttcagAATACATCTATTTAAAGAcctaatatatatatttatatatgtggaATAAAAAGAAGCCTATTATTTTGTATGTTTGATTGCTTATAATACGTATATagttattttttttttaaagttgaaaaaaaaaaaaaaaaaattaaggttaatttatatgtgcTTATAAGGATAAATTTTATGgagtaataaaaaatttacattCATAGCgtaatttattataatatatatttaatatatattatatttttattttatttttatatattttattttattttatttatttcattttatttttcccTGTTCTTATTTTTGCttatttcataattttttatatttttcctCGTTTTGctatattttatatttaaaaatttgtacatattttttttccttattgatattataaaatttttactttacatgtatataatataaatatatatatatatataacatttatatgtgtaattatataaatatttgttGAAGTTTcatcaatatatatatatatattcatttcAGCATTTATTCCTAAGTAtactttttcttttattttttttattttttcatgtgcttatgtttataataataaataaaaagaaataaaatttttagTATCTCGAATTAGAAAAATTTGAAACAATTTGAAGACATTACGAAGGTATTTgttgtatttatttattatatatatatattattatttttatttttattttattttatttttttttttgttttattataaagataaattcacattatattatcaaattaagatataaaaaaagtaagCAAATTAAGACATTCAAGCGTAattgtacatatatatatatatatatatatatatataggaTTGACctataaaataattatatatatatatatatatatatattttaagaaGATATAATAAGTACCCAAAATTTACGAGATACGTTGagttaaatatatatatcgATTTGTACACATTAAATTGTGgattttataatatataatatatcatatagttgatatagtttttttttatttattataacatttttttttaacatataatcataattttttttttttacaaacATGTCATCTGTGTCAACCTTACCATATATTGGAAGTAAAATTTCCCTAATTTCCAACTCTGAAATTAGATACGAAggaatattatatacaataaataCTCATGAATCTACTGTTGCCTTACAGAATGTTCGTTCTTTTGGTACTGAGGGTAGAAGACAACCAGACATTGCTCCATCAAATGAAGTATACGactttataatatttcgAGGAAAAGATATTAAGGATGTCACGGTAAGTGAAACAGGAAAAAATATCCCAGATGATCCAGCTATTGTTTCTATGAATATAGCACCTAGTTctaagaataatataacagataatttaaattataataataatatgaatattaataaatctttaaaggtaaataataatttaatatcATCCAATGATAGGAATATGAACAATAGGagatattataataatagaCAGAACTATAATTTccattataataatagaaattataacaacaacaataataataataacaataataataataataataataattacaaaTATAGAAATTATAGAAATTATGAAAGACAGAATTATATTATAGGGGAATTACAATCACAGCTAAATCCTGCTCTCAAAAATAAGTTTAGCCCCGATTTTGATTTTAATACTAATAATATGAAGTTcgataaaaataatatattagaggaaaaaaatagaGAAGATTCTAGTGCAATGAATAATCATATGCAAGTTGGTGGTTATGATAAAAATTCAAGTTTCtttgataatataagtTGTGAAACCTTAGATAAAAAACAAGGAATTGATGAAAGGGTTGACAGAGAAAAGTTAAGAATGCTAGATGTGGACACATTTGGAATAGCAGCTGCACATTATAGGACTAATATGCATAATAGAAATCATAACAGAAATAAAATGAGAAATAATcgaaataataaaatgatgGGAAActttaattataattattttaacaGGAATCAAAATCCTTTTAATAGATATCCAGCATATTAGTTATATATGATGGAAGGACCTACAAAGGgcaaatatattttacgcatataaaagtaatatatatatatatatatatatatatatgtatgtatgcatgtatgtatttattttacgcagtttttttattattataattgtTTGTAATTTTTACGTGAgtaatacaaatatataagtttatatataaatggaTAAGTgcatacatacatacatacatgcatatatttatttatttattttttatattaattaatagATTTGCCCATTTAATTCTTATTCCTTTATTCATGTAGTATCCATccatttatttatatatttatttattattattctttttaaatgtgtaataatatatatatatatatatatatatatatattaaatttcCTTGAGTacacattttttaaaatatatagttTAGCATATCCTACGAATAcatatatgcatataatataatatatatattatatatatgtgcatatttttaaacttggaataattataagatatataaCTTACAAATTGTTTACgtagttttttttttttttcttttttttttttgttttatttatttttttttttcttttcattcattttaagaaattatggatatatcttataattttattacaaTAAATGAGTGTTATTCTATATTCAACTTttaatgtaatatatacaatatataataataattttaacaagtcaaaaaataaataaggCACTAgatcacatatatatatatatatatattatagaaGGTTCTAATAGGTGTGCATAACATTATACATCTggtatattaaaatatttttttcttttttctttttttacaattgattgtattttaattttttggGTAAAAAATAAGTTTAAAATGAAGCATAAAAACCTGATGATATcaatgaaatatattttcttataaacattttataaaaggaaaacagaaaaaaaaaacacatttaatgataaaatttCAAAACAAAATTGTACTATATGTTCATAATGAGTAGTAGTTATTtaatgcatatatatatatatatttagattaaaaataaaatgataatatgatgtatgtataaataacatatacacaatggaaaataatattgtcAGCAcgcatatatatatataatatatatatgtattttttttttttttttatactcataataaaattgataaaaaaattaaaaggattaaaaaaatgaaataacacaagtaataataatattcttgTACATTTATGTTTGTTCTTGTCctaaagaaaaaaaaaattacaaaatgATAACACTTGAAAGAAATCCCTTTCACTTAAGTGGCGTATTTATGTGTGTGAATGTGTTTGTTTGATGCTTAGCAATAAAATACCCTCATATTTATGAACATGAATCAAcggaaaaaaaaagaatttttttaaaatcataatagttatattatataatatttattataaaatatttaacaTGGATAgcataatatatatatgtatgtgaaaatataaacagAGGTTTctaaatttatatattatttcgAATGAAcaataatttaaataaaactatttctatatattatcatataatgTTCAAACGATATGtaagaatattattatttttcatcatttataatatataaaatacatatttaatattatattatattatatattattatatgatgatttttatataatatatttttttataaagGGAATAATGGAGGAAAGTATACCAAAGtgatcataatattatatatatatataatatatttaatttttttttttttgtatataattagaatatttataaataattaaaaatatatatatttttatttgttttattaatataaaataaatatgataataattttttaattttataatatatatatttttttttttcgtattttccatattatttaattttctCTTTAAGGCAACATGATATTTGtttattgttttatttgtgtattttgttttagtgtacttttttgttattgatttataaattttaattattgtcaattcaatatttttttttttttttttttttttttttttttttttttaaaatggGTATAAACCAAAAAAAGTACAATGTGAGTAATATTATAGATGATAATGAGAAAGtaatttttaataagaATTATAGAGAGAGtttatttgaaaataaattaagGTTTGAATGCGAACTAGAATTTTTACAATCATTATGTAATAtagattatataaaacatttatatgataataaatattttaatgattataattttataagttatttgaaatatttaaattattgGAGAAATAAaccatatatattttatgtacATTTTCCtatatgtttatatgtattagaaatattaaataataataaaacaaatatatattttaatcATGTAAATTCAtttcaaaattttatatattatatgaagaTTCATTGgttatattttaattacCAAATATAGaccatatatatatatatatatatatatatatatatatgtatatgtttaaatatttatatatatatttttcatcttgtaaaatataaataataaatatgtatcatataaaatgtataacttagtatattcttatatattcatatctaatatacttttatacacatatatgtaacatatatttttattatatatcatttttttttttttttttttttgtgtaaCTGATCAAATGAAATATCggaaaaatattttactcaggatacaatattatactacatatattaatattaataataataataattattgttatttttataattattatttttataaaaatgatgcAAAATTCTTCAGTTATTTAAATTCAAAAGGAAAAGGGAAGggaagaaaaaatgataaagTGAAAAATGTACAACTAGCcaatataaattattattcaaggaaagaaaaaaaacaaattttgaaaaatatttatgaaaagattattttaaaaagaaatattgataatgaaaaaattatggAATTATATTTGAATGATAAAGATGTTCAACATATTTTGAAAGAggaaaatattaatgaacatgacaaaaaaattaaaaaaattgaagaaattgtaaataatgaagaaaatttaaataaaaaatttaatcaattttatgatttattttgttttgATTTGAAAAATGTGAATGTTGCTATAGGtgttaataaaaattgtaatataaatgataatataaatcataatatatataataatataaatgataatataaatcataatatatataataatataaatgataatataaatcataatatatataataatataaatgataatataaatcataatatatataataatatatatgataatataaatcataatataaataatgtaagacaaaaaaataacCATTTGAATTATCCTTGTCATAAGtcaattaataataaaaatgtttttaaattaaataatgaattaatatataataatacttGTACCAGTTATGtcaaaaaatatgaatatataaaaataaatttaaacctaattaaaaaatttcttGTTTTTATcgaaaaaaatttaattaattatgATAACACAAGTTCATGctttaaatattatttttcatttaatcagtttattatatatttttttaattacacttttgattttattaaatacTTTGATAAGAATTtgttattatcatatatatctttatatataaaattaaatttgTTTTACTCCCATCAACTTTTTATTGAtattgaagaaaaaataaaggatGACAAggataataaatataaggataaaataaatgaagataaaaaGAAACATGTAGAAGAAACtatttatgatataaaCATATCGAATGAAGAAATTCTcgatataataaaaaataataacaagAATATTATGCATATGTTGAATTTATTGCTTCATAAAGAAGTAGgatattataatataataaatgtgttacatttgtattatagttattataagaaggtaaaaataaatgacgtaattaaaaatatgcataatttgtttaatattgatgtatattcaataataaaattaaaaaaatgtaataataataataataatgataatatgtTGTCTGATCATGTAACTAATCTAAATGAAGAAcaaattaattatttatattcatattatagttatatgatatgtttatatttcaattatatgtatttactaaataatataattaaacaaaacaatttttttttaccatattgtgatgaaaatataatttacTTATTAAATTGCATAGAACTATTATgtgaaaatatatttgataataaaactattatagaagaaaaaattaaacaattaataatgtgtataaataataaggATGTGGAAAGgtatttattaaaagatatattatataatataagaTATAATGACTATTTAGATATAcgtaaaaataatataatagataataatttaaaatgtGAAAATTTTGAcatagaaaataaaaaaaaaataaatatatcatataattcaatgtataataataataataataataataattataatagtgattatgataattattatacacatattata from Plasmodium gaboni strain SY75 chromosome 14, whole genome shotgun sequence includes:
- a CDS encoding trailer hitch-like protein, giving the protein MSSVSTLPYIGSKISLISNSEIRYEGILYTINTHESTVALQNVRSFGTEGRRQPDIAPSNEVYDFIIFRGKDIKDVTVSETGKNIPDDPAIVSMNIAPSSKNNITDNLNYNNNMNINKSLKVNNNLISSNDRNMNNRRYYNNRQNYNFHYNNRNYNNNNNNNNNNNNNNNNYKYRNYRNYERQNYIIGELQSQLNPALKNKFSPDFDFNTNNMKFDKNNILEEKNREDSSAMNNHMQVGGYDKNSSFFDNISCETLDKKQGIDERVDREKLRMLDVDTFGIAAAHYRTNMHNRNHNRNKMRNNRNNKMMGNFNYNYFNRNQNPFNRYPAY
- a CDS encoding putative mediator complex subunit 31, which encodes MGINQKKYNVSNIIDDNEKVIFNKNYRESLFENKLRFECELEFLQSLCNIDYIKHLYDNKYFNDYNFISYLKYLNYWRNKPYIFYVHFPICLYVLEILNNNKTNIYFNHVNSFQNFIYYMKIHWLYFNYQI
- a CDS encoding putative proteasome subunit alpha type-1, yielding MYRNLYDTDNIIYSPEGRLYQVEYASEAIKQGTCAVAIKSKDYVVVSGLKKCLSKLSFPQDKIFKIDDYIGISMSGITSDAKVLTKFMQNECLSHKLLYNEDINIETLVRSVADKYQKNTQKSSKRAFGVGLMIVAYHNEPCIFETRPNGSYFEYNALAFGARSHASKTYLEKNLNLFEDCSLEELILHCLKALKCSLSSESELTMFNTALAVVGKNHPWQEFSPVQLEEYISKVKTDAEQEAVQENEGNEENVQNETNE